The Thermocrinis albus DSM 14484 genome segment AGCCTTCAGGAAGATTGTGAATCAGTACTCCCAAAACCATAAGATAGATCTTTTTTGTGCGAACCCCGATACCTTCCTGCCCTTTTACCACATGTTGGTGTGGTACAGTTCTCTCTATCATCATCATCACCAAGAAGCCACTGCATATGCCTAAAGTTACGTGGAGAAAAGTTCCTACATGGAGAGCCGGGAGTATAAGACTGGTGAAGCTGGCCACCAGCATTACGCCGCCGGCAAAAGCAAGACTAAAGGTCATATCGGTGAATCTACCTAAGGGTACGGCCAAGAGACTGCCGAGAGTGGTACCTCCCGTAAGAAGAGCAAGTATAAACAATATCTCTCTGTCCATTCAGGATATGAGTTCGGAAAGGGTAAAGAGAGAGTAAAGTTCCAGACCTTCCTCCTTTATCCTCTCTCTTCCTCCCTCCTCCCTGTCCACTACGGCAAACACGCCTATAACGTCTAATCCCTCACGTCTACATGCCTCCACAGCCCGGAGGGAAGAGCTGGCTGTTGTCACCACGTCCTCGACAACAGCTACTCTGTCTCCCTCTTTGAGAAGTCCTTCCACCTGCTTTCCCGTGCCGTGAGCCTTAGGTTCCTTCCTCACCACAAAGGGCCTTATGGGTCTTCCATCCATGTAAGATACAAAGGCTACAGCGTAGGCTATTGGATCCGCTCCTAAAGTAAGTCCCCCCACACCATCTGGGCCGAAGGGGAGAAGAAGTTGGTACATTAACTTACCCACCATGTAAGCACCTTCCGGATCCAAAGTTATCTGCTTTAGGTCCACGTAATACCTACTGAGCTTCCCTGAGGATAACTTGAAAACAGGTTCGTCCGCTATCTTAAGGGAGCGCTCCTTTATGAGAGCCTTGAGTTTCTCCCTAAGCATCCTTCAACAGCCTTTGTCTGGCATACTCCATCAGGCCTCCCGCCTTCA includes the following:
- the pyrE gene encoding orotate phosphoribosyltransferase, which gives rise to MLREKLKALIKERSLKIADEPVFKLSSGKLSRYYVDLKQITLDPEGAYMVGKLMYQLLLPFGPDGVGGLTLGADPIAYAVAFVSYMDGRPIRPFVVRKEPKAHGTGKQVEGLLKEGDRVAVVEDVVTTASSSLRAVEACRREGLDVIGVFAVVDREEGGRERIKEEGLELYSLFTLSELIS